In Takifugu flavidus isolate HTHZ2018 chromosome 5, ASM371156v2, whole genome shotgun sequence, the following proteins share a genomic window:
- the si:dkey-1k23.3 gene encoding involucrin — MAEQVKTQQSCWEHSRTISWYPLRKWWLLGQDFRREDEESLRGRLEACSQYLPAPLFVPHISGPKCSPVQIEDQYWWRVSLDVVHFLPSEISLRIRDGFLEVTGKHEERPDEHGFTARCFTRKYRLPAEADITKMVSTLSADGILTVEAPVPERSVPALTIIPIKVEEEKEKGPDMVPRNGRAPDHPDFPAAQDKGEVLPLEDRRYNSQCGNAAMGLQQKEEAEPAGGSHLSGSTDGRSTESRQEEPGTDALKQPGPEVVDEDVPAGLREAKEGMTQPEVSQLGKEAKSKEGQELKDQEIQDQGPEVQKPEDLEPEDQELEDQEPEDQKSEDRESKEQASEVQGLEDQQLKQQEPGDQEPKHQELEDQEPKHQELEDQKPKDQEPKDQELEDQEPKDQEMKQEHTK; from the exons ATGGCTGAACAGGTCAAAACCCAGCAGTCCTGTTGGGAGCACAGCAggaccatctcctggtacccCCTGAGAAAATGGTGGTTGCTGGGCCAGGACTTTcggagagaggatgaggagagtcTCCGGGGAAGGCTGGAAGCCTGTTCTCAGTACCTGCCTGCTCCGTTGTTTGTGCCTCACATCTCTGGGCCAAAATGTTCTCCAGTGCAGATTGAGGACCAGTACTGGTGGAGGGTCAGCCTGGATGTGGTTCACTTCTTACCCTCGGAGATTTCTCTGCGGATCAGAGACGGCTTCCTGGAGGTCACAG GGAAACACGAGGAGAGGCCAGATGAACACGGATTTACTGCCAGGTGCTTCACAAGGAAGTACAG GCTGCCAGCTGAGGCTGACATCACCAAAATGGTGTCCACGCTGTCTGCCGATGGGATCTTAACAGTGGAAGCTCCGGTTCCGGAAAGATCTGTTCCTGCTCTCACTATCATTCCCATAAAG gtggaggaggaaaaagaaaaaggccctGATATGGTTCCAAGAAATGGGAGAGCACCAGACCATCCAGATTTCCCAGCTGCTCAAGATAAAGGGGAAGTGCTTCCACTGGAGGACCGCCGTTACAACAGCCAATGTGGTAATGCTGCAATGGGGCtccagcagaaggaggaggcagagccaGCTGGAGGGTCCCATCTCTCAGGGTCTACAGATGGCAGAAGCACAGAGAGTCGCCAAGAAGAACCAGGCACAGATGCCCTAAAACAGCCAGGACCTGAGGTTGTGGATGAAGATGTCCCAGCAGGCTTGAGGGAGGCTAAAGAGGGGATGACCCAGCCTGAGGTGTCACAACTAGGAAAAGAAGCAAAGAGCAAGGAGGGCCAGGAGCTGAAGGACCAGGAGATACAAGACCAGGGGCCAGAGGTCCAGAAACCGGAGGACCTGGAACCTGAGGACCAAGAGCTTGAAGACCAGGAACCTGAAGACCAGAAGTCGGAGGACCGTGAGTCAAAAGAACAGGCGTCAGAAGTCCAGGGGCTGGAGGACCAGCAGTTGAAACAACAGGAGCCTGGAGACCAGGAGCCCAAGCACCAGGAGTTGGAAGACCAGGAGCCTAAGCACCAGGAGTTGGAAGACCAGAAGCCTAAAGACCAGGAGCCTAAGGACCAGGAGTTGGAAGACCAGGAGCCCAAGGACCAGGAGATGAAGCAAGAACACACCAAGTAA
- the hspb8 gene encoding heat shock protein beta-8: protein MAEGDFYTMGSRQRFPRDPFGESPFMDQSPFREQLTSRFMDDDFGMPAFRDDLAMDWPGWARPGRLTTRLSPSPFGGGLRAGFPARQSTGGPALYGGRYGEPSSRSSPVTAGGEPWKVCVNVHSFKPEELNVKTKDGFVEVSGKHEEKQEEGGIVTKNFTKKIQIPVDVDPLTVFASLSPEGVLIIEARQTPPYHLFSSESLQPGDAPEPDSPKPQEAPMA from the exons ATGGCCGAGGGGGACTTCTACACCATGGGCAGCCGGCAGAGGTTTCCGAGGGACCCGTTTGGAGAATCCCCGTTCATGGATCAGTCTCCTTTCAGGGAGCAGCTCACATCTCGCTTCATGGACGATGATTTTGGAATGCCGGCCTTCCGTGATGACCTGGCGATGGACTGGCCGGGCTGGGCTCGGCCGGGTCGGCTCACTACGCGTCTCAGCCCCTCGCCCTTTGGCGGCGGGTTGCGCGCCGGCTTCCCCGCGCGTCAGTCCACGGGAGGCCCCGCGCTGTACGGCGGCAGGTACGGCGAGCCTTCCTCCAGGAGCTCGCCCGTCACGGCGGGGGGAGAACCCTGGAAGGTGTGCGTGAACGTGCACAGCTTCAAACCAGAAGAACTAAATGTCAAAACCAAAGACGGATTTGTAGAAGTGTCAG GAAAACACgaagagaagcaggaagaaggaGGCATCGTGACGAAGAATTTCACAAAGAAGATACA GATCCCAGTCGACGTGGACCCGCTGACTGTGTTCGCCTCGCTGTCCCCAGAGGGCGTCCTCATCATCGAAGCCCGGCAGACGCCTCCCTATCACCTGTTCAGCAGCGAGAGCCTGCAGCCCGGCGACGCGCCGGAGCCCGACTCCCCCAAACCGCAAGAGGCCCCGATGGCCTGA